In Myxocyprinus asiaticus isolate MX2 ecotype Aquarium Trade chromosome 46, UBuf_Myxa_2, whole genome shotgun sequence, a single window of DNA contains:
- the LOC127435789 gene encoding L-lactate dehydrogenase A chain has product MASTKEKLIAHVSKEEPAGPTNKVTVVGVGMVGMAAAISILLKDLTDELALVDVMEDKLKGEVMDLQHGSLFLKTHKIVADKDYSVTANSKVVVVTAGARQQEGESRLNLVQRNVNIFKFIIPNIIKYSPNCILLVVSNPVDILTYVAWKLSGLPRNRVIGSGTNLDSARFRHLMGEKLGIHPSSCHGWVIGEHGDSSVPVWSGVNVAGVSLQGLNPDIGTEKDKEDWKSVHKMVVDSAYEVIRLKGYTSWAIGMSVADLCESMLKNLRKCHPVSTLVKGMHGVNEEVFLSVPCILGNSGLTDVVHMTLKPDEEKQLVKSAETLWGVQKELTL; this is encoded by the exons ATGGCCTCTACTAAGGAGAAGCTGATTGCTCATGTGAGTAAGGAGGAGCCTGCAGGCCCCACCAACAAGGTGACAGTGGTGGGTGTGGGAATGGTTGGAATGGCTGCTGCCATCAGCATCCTGCTCAAG GATCTGACCGATGAGCTCGCCCTAGTGGACGTGATGGAAGATAAACTGAAGGGAGAGGTGATGGACCTGCAGCATGGAAGCCTCTTTCTCAAGACGCACAAGATAGTGGCTGATAAAG ACTACAGTGTGACCGCAAACTCCAAAGTGGTCGTTGTGACTGCTGGAGCCCGCCAGCAGGAGGGTGAAAGCCGTTTGAACCTCGTGCAGAGGAACGTCAACATCTTCAAGTTCATCATCCCCAACATTATCAAGTACAGCCCCAACTGCATCCTCCTGGTTGTGTCAAACCCAG TTGACATCTTAACCTATGTGGCCTGGAAACTGAGCGGATTGCCCAGGAACCGCGTGATCGGCAGCGGCACAAATCTGGATTCGGCCCGGTTCCGTCACCTGATGGGAGAGAAGTTGGGCATCCACCCTTCTAGCTGTCATGGATGGGTTATTGGAGAGCATGGAGACTCCAGCG TTCCTGTGTGGAGCGGTGTGAACGTGGCTGGTGTGTCTCTCCAGGGACTGAACCCCGACATAGGTACAGAAAAAGATAAAGAGGACTGGAAGAGTGTCCACAAGATGGTGGTTGACAG TGCTTATGAGGTCATTAGGCTGAAGGGCTACACCTCCTGGGCTATTGGTATGTCTGTAGCTGACCTGTGTGAAAGCATGTTGAAGAACCTGCGCAAGTGTCATCCAGTGTCTACGCTGGTGAAG GGAATGCACGGTGTGAATGAAGAGGTCTTCCTCAGCGTGCCTTGCATCCTGGGTAACAGCGGCCTGACAGATGTTGTGCACATGACCCTTAAACCAGACGAGGAGAAACAGCTGGTGAAGAGCGCCGAGACCTTGTGGGGCGTTCAGAAGGAGCTGACTTTATGA
- the LOC127435788 gene encoding tumor susceptibility gene 101 protein-like translates to MAVVNEGALKKMLKQYKYRDLTAREITNVISQYKDLKPVMDAYTFNDGSSRDLMSLTGTLPVSYRGNVYNIPVCLWLLDMYPYNPPICFVKPTSAMMIKTGKHIDANGKIYLPYLHEWKHTHQSQSDLYGLIQVMIVVFSEEPPVYSRPTTQPPYQTFQAAGPPNQSYMPGMPTVSTYGPNPNSCGYPGYPYPGGNAYPATGGPAHYTSQTPVTTVGPNRDGTISEDTIRASLISAVSDKLRWRMKEEMDRAQAELDALKRTEEDLKKGHQKLEDMVSRLDQEVADVDRNIELLKKKDEELSEALEKMENQSENNDIDDVIIPTAPLYRQILNLYAEENAIEDTIFYLGEALRRGVIDLEVFLKHVRLLSRKQFQLRALMQKARKTAGLSDLY, encoded by the exons ATGGCTGTTGTCAACGAAGGAGCTCTTAAAAAAATGTTGAAG CAATACAAATACCGAGATCTCACTGCCCGGGAGATAACAAATGTCATCTCTCAGTACAAAGATCTTAAACCTGTGATGGATGCTTACA CGTTTAATGACGGCTCCTCCAGAGACTTAATGAGCCTTACAGGGACTTTACCTGTTAGTTatagag GGAATGTGTACAATATCCCCGTGTGCCTCTGGTTGTTGGACATGTATCCCTACAATCCTCCTATTTGTTTTGTGAAGCCCACCAGTGCGATGATGATAAAGACTGGCAAACACATTGATGCCAACGGGAAGATCTACCTGCCCTATCTGCATGAGTGGAAACAT ACCCATCAGTCTCAGTCAGATCTGTATGGGCTCATCCAGGTGATGATTGTTGTGTTCAGTGAGGAGCCGCCTGTGTACTCCAGACCCACCACACAACCTCCATACCAGACCTTCCAGGCAGCTGGACCGCCCAACC AGTCCTATATGCCTGGAATGCCTACAGTATCTACCTACGGGCCAAACCCGAACTCATG TGGATACCCAGGTTACCCTTATCCAGGAGGGAATGCTTATCCTGCTACAGGTGGTCCAGCACACTACACTTCCCAGACCCCTGTCACGACCGTGG GTCCAAATCGTGATGGTACCATCAGTGAGGACACCATCCGAGCATCACTGATCTCGGCTGTGAGCGATAAACTGCGCTGGAGAATGAAAGAAGAGATGGACAGAGCGCAGGCTGAGCTGGACGCTCTGAAGAGGACAGAGGAGGACTTGAAGAAAGGACACCAAAAGCTAGAGGACATGGTGTCTCGCCTGGACCAGGAAGTG GCTGATGTGGACAGAAACATTGAGCTCTTGAAGAAGAAGGACGAGGAACTGAGTGAAGCTCTGGAGAAAATGGAGAACCAGTCGGAAAACAACGACATTGATGACGTAATCATCCCCACAGCTCCACTGTACAGACAGATCCTAAACCTGTACGCGGAGGAGAACGCCATTGAAGACACCATCTTTTACCTGGGAGAAGCCCTGCGTAGAGGAGTCATCGACCTGGAGGTCTTTCTCAAG catGTGCGACTGCTGTCCCGCAAACAGTTCCAGCTGCGAGCACTCATGCAGAAAGCACGGAAGACCGCTGGACTCAGTGACCTTTACTGA